The following proteins come from a genomic window of Micavibrio aeruginosavorus EPB:
- a CDS encoding CinA family protein, with the protein MLELLETVSAQLVQKKLMLATAESCTGGMIGAVMTDRPGSSAFYAGGFITYSNDLKTRLLDVPEPMLTQYGAVSAAVAQAMAQGVLAKTNADIAISVTGIAGPDGGSTDKPVGLVYIGYGLKGGPISVSKHNFDGDRGAVRRQTVEATLRHILKLVEVL; encoded by the coding sequence ATGTTGGAATTGCTTGAAACCGTTTCTGCACAATTGGTGCAGAAGAAGCTCATGCTGGCCACCGCAGAATCCTGCACCGGTGGGATGATCGGAGCCGTGATGACGGATCGTCCAGGATCTTCAGCTTTTTATGCCGGTGGCTTCATAACCTACAGCAACGATCTGAAGACCCGGCTGCTGGACGTACCTGAACCGATGTTGACCCAGTACGGGGCCGTCAGTGCCGCCGTCGCCCAAGCCATGGCGCAAGGCGTGTTGGCGAAAACGAATGCCGATATTGCAATCTCCGTGACCGGCATCGCCGGGCCGGATGGCGGCAGTACGGATAAACCTGTCGGGCTGGTCTATATCGGCTATGGCCTGAAAGGCGGGCCCATCAGCGTATCAAAACACAATTTCGACGGCGATCGCGGCGCTGTCCGTCGGCAGACGGTTGAGGCCACCTTGCGTCACATACTGAAATTGGTCGAGGTTTTATAA
- a CDS encoding phosphatidylglycerophosphatase A family protein, which yields MPPLMPAKLNYRDPATWVATWGGSGLLKPAPGTWGTLGGLPFGILFLVLGGPTVLALAAIALFPVGLWATRRVEAMTGDHDSGFIVVDEVVGIWITLLFAAATPLSVMLAFGLFRAFDALKPWPVSHFDKNVPGAMGVMLDDVAAGLMAGLCLLGLRYVGIA from the coding sequence ATGCCCCCATTGATGCCCGCAAAACTGAATTACCGCGACCCCGCCACATGGGTGGCCACATGGGGCGGTTCTGGCCTGTTGAAACCGGCCCCCGGAACATGGGGCACGTTGGGGGGATTACCGTTTGGCATCCTGTTTCTGGTTCTGGGCGGGCCGACGGTTTTGGCGCTGGCCGCCATCGCCCTGTTCCCCGTCGGCCTGTGGGCCACACGCCGGGTTGAGGCGATGACCGGTGACCATGATTCCGGGTTTATCGTTGTCGATGAAGTTGTCGGGATCTGGATCACCCTGCTCTTTGCTGCGGCCACGCCGCTTTCGGTTATGCTGGCCTTTGGCCTGTTCCGCGCGTTTGATGCGTTGAAACCATGGCCCGTGTCGCATTTCGATAAAAACGTCCCCGGCGCCATGGGTGTGATGCTGGACGATGTTGCCGCCGGGTTGATGGCTGGGCTTTGCTTACTGGGGTTACGCTATGTTGGAATTGCTTGA